A stretch of the Lactuca sativa cultivar Salinas chromosome 9, Lsat_Salinas_v11, whole genome shotgun sequence genome encodes the following:
- the LOC111896801 gene encoding uncharacterized protein LOC111896801, translating into MAAIREGENDGMGVSLKDLSKKLEDFAKARDWEKYHTPRNLLLAMVGEVGELSEIFQWKGEVEKGLESWEESEKEHLGEELSDVLLYLIRLADICGIDLGHAALNKILKNAIKYPPISL; encoded by the exons ATGGCTGCCATTAGAGAAGGAGAAAATGATGGTATGGGCGTAAGTTTGAAGGATTTGTCTAAGAAACTAGAAGACTTTGCAAAGGCTAGAGACTGGGAAAAATATCACACCCCCAGAAATTTACTCCTTGCCATG GTGGGTGAAGTGGGGGAGTTATCAGAGATATTTCAATGGAAGGGAGAGGTCGAAAAAGGGTTGGAAAGTTGGGAGGAATCAGAGAAAGAGCATCTGGGAGAGGAACTATCAGATGTACTCTTATACCTTATCAGATTGGCCGATATATGCGGTATTGATCTTGGCCATGCTGCCCTCAATAAAATCCTCAAGAACGCTATcaaatatcctcccatttccttaTAG